One Thioclava electrotropha DNA segment encodes these proteins:
- a CDS encoding cupin domain-containing protein, with protein MSEFDVGGRLRAIREDKGLSQRELAQRSGVTNGLVSLIERNKTSPSITSLRKILEILETTLAEFFDSDTPSEPGKFVFRHSELTEINPGRIYRSGGAALDALSLKRAGKSGQTNILLLYETYEPGADTGAEAYAHEGEEGGFVIEGELLLTVGETTELLRAGDAYLFDSRLPHRFRNVAKARCVVVSAATPPTF; from the coding sequence GTGAGCGAATTCGACGTGGGCGGACGGCTTCGGGCGATCCGCGAGGACAAGGGATTGTCGCAGCGCGAGCTGGCGCAGCGGTCGGGCGTGACCAATGGGCTGGTCTCGCTAATCGAGCGTAACAAGACTTCTCCCTCGATCACCTCGCTGCGCAAGATCCTCGAAATCCTCGAGACGACGCTCGCGGAGTTCTTCGACAGCGATACGCCCTCCGAGCCCGGCAAGTTCGTCTTCCGGCATTCCGAGCTCACCGAGATCAACCCGGGCCGGATCTACCGCTCGGGCGGTGCGGCGCTCGATGCGCTTTCGCTCAAGCGGGCGGGCAAGTCAGGGCAGACCAACATTCTGCTGCTCTACGAGACCTATGAGCCCGGCGCCGATACCGGGGCGGAGGCCTATGCCCATGAGGGCGAGGAGGGCGGTTTCGTCATCGAGGGCGAGTTGCTGCTGACGGTGGGCGAGACCACCGAGCTGTTGCGCGCGGGCGATGCCTACCTGTTCGACAGCCGCCTGCCGCACCGGTTCCGGAACGTGGCCAAGGCGCGTTGCGTGGTGGTCTCGGCCGCGACCCCGCCGACTTTCTGA
- a CDS encoding LysR family transcriptional regulator has translation MVKPYEQRFPWHLDWNLLRTFMVVVEQRGISRAAYLLGLKQPTISAALKRLEERTGHELIIRKPNEFKVTRAGNLLYQECAKIFGAVSQIPSLLETGAEELRGHIAITTTSHVISDHYDAVLHDFATEHSKVTFSMTVAESEEVVNRVQQNRASLGICLLHKTPENLRAQVLYREYFGLFCGTRHPLFDREDITLAEIEGETSVSFQTETEDGPLHPVSLLRARAKLAPSWRGVSSNLHELRRMIVAGIGIGALPLHVAHRDVESGRLRQLPPYDGLPMVNIYLLTNRQRKQSSAEAAFLAACEKMMAESDLKERTYY, from the coding sequence ATGGTCAAGCCCTACGAACAACGTTTCCCCTGGCATCTCGACTGGAACCTTCTGCGCACTTTCATGGTGGTGGTGGAGCAGCGGGGCATCTCCCGGGCGGCCTATCTTCTGGGGCTTAAACAGCCCACGATTTCGGCCGCGCTCAAGCGGCTGGAGGAACGCACCGGCCACGAGCTGATCATCCGAAAACCCAATGAATTCAAGGTCACTAGGGCGGGCAACCTGCTCTATCAGGAATGCGCCAAGATCTTCGGCGCGGTGTCGCAGATCCCCTCCCTGCTGGAGACCGGCGCGGAGGAGCTGCGCGGCCATATCGCGATCACGACGACCTCGCATGTGATCTCGGATCACTACGATGCGGTGCTGCATGATTTCGCCACCGAACATTCGAAGGTGACCTTCTCGATGACGGTGGCCGAGAGCGAGGAAGTGGTGAACCGGGTGCAACAGAATCGGGCGAGCCTGGGGATTTGCCTGCTTCACAAGACGCCCGAAAACCTCCGCGCGCAGGTGCTCTACCGCGAGTATTTCGGATTGTTCTGCGGCACGCGCCATCCCCTTTTTGACCGCGAGGACATCACCCTCGCCGAAATCGAAGGCGAGACCTCGGTGTCGTTCCAGACCGAGACCGAGGACGGCCCGCTTCACCCGGTTTCGCTGCTGCGTGCGCGGGCCAAGCTCGCCCCGAGCTGGCGCGGGGTGTCTTCGAACCTGCACGAACTGCGCCGGATGATCGTGGCCGGCATCGGGATCGGGGCGCTGCCGCTGCATGTCGCGCATCGCGACGTCGAGTCGGGTCGGCTACGCCAGTTGCCGCCCTATGACGGGTTGCCGATGGTGAATATCTACCTGCTCACCAATCGGCAGCGAAAGCAGTCGAGCGCGGAAGCCGCCTTCCTCGCGGCCTGCGAAAAAATGATGGCCGAGAGCGACCTGAAAGAGCGGACGTATTACTGA
- a CDS encoding 4-aminobutyrate--2-oxoglutarate transaminase, whose translation MSSNADLETRRAAALARGVGVQTQNFAVSAENATVTDADGRELIDFAAGIAVVNTGHRHPKVIEAVKAQLDAFTHTCHQVMPYEPYVRLAERLNEKVPGDFDKKSIFVTTGAESVENAIKIARAYTGRNAVIAFSGGFHGRTFMTMTLTGKVAPYKAGFGAMMPDVFHVPFPNALHGVSTEDSFAAMESLFKTDLDPTRLAAVIFEPVQGEGGFNPAPHDFVKRLRAFCDEHGIVMIADEVQTGFARTGTLFAMDAYDVAADVTTMAKGLGGGLPIAAVTGRAEIMDAANPGGLGGTYGGNPLGIAAGNAVLDVIEEEDLCARANELGSRLKQRLEAIRANMPEIAEIRGPGFMVAVELMTDGKPDAALTQRIRVEALNRGLLLLTCGVYGNVIRFLAPITIPDDQMAKALDILEEAMTAAKEG comes from the coding sequence ATGTCCAGCAATGCCGACCTCGAAACCCGCCGCGCCGCCGCCCTTGCCCGGGGCGTGGGTGTGCAGACCCAGAACTTCGCCGTCTCCGCCGAGAACGCCACCGTCACCGATGCCGATGGCCGCGAACTGATCGATTTCGCCGCCGGGATCGCGGTGGTGAACACCGGCCACCGCCACCCGAAAGTCATCGAGGCGGTGAAAGCCCAGCTCGACGCCTTCACCCATACCTGCCATCAGGTGATGCCCTACGAGCCCTATGTGCGCCTCGCCGAGCGGCTCAACGAAAAGGTGCCGGGCGATTTCGACAAGAAGTCGATCTTCGTCACCACCGGCGCGGAGTCGGTCGAGAACGCGATCAAGATTGCTCGCGCCTACACGGGCCGTAACGCGGTCATCGCGTTCAGCGGCGGATTCCACGGCCGGACCTTCATGACGATGACGCTCACCGGCAAGGTCGCGCCCTACAAGGCGGGCTTCGGTGCGATGATGCCCGACGTGTTCCACGTCCCCTTCCCGAACGCGCTGCATGGCGTGTCGACCGAGGACAGCTTCGCCGCGATGGAGAGCCTGTTCAAAACCGACCTCGACCCCACGCGCCTCGCCGCGGTGATCTTCGAGCCCGTACAGGGCGAAGGCGGCTTCAACCCGGCGCCGCATGATTTCGTGAAACGCCTGCGCGCCTTCTGCGACGAGCATGGCATCGTGATGATCGCCGACGAGGTGCAGACCGGCTTCGCGCGCACCGGCACGCTGTTCGCCATGGACGCCTACGACGTGGCGGCCGACGTCACCACGATGGCGAAAGGTCTGGGCGGCGGTCTTCCGATCGCGGCAGTGACCGGTCGCGCCGAAATCATGGACGCGGCGAACCCGGGCGGTCTGGGCGGCACCTATGGCGGCAACCCGCTGGGTATCGCTGCCGGGAACGCGGTGCTCGACGTGATCGAGGAAGAAGACCTCTGCGCCCGCGCCAACGAGCTCGGCTCGCGTCTCAAGCAGCGTCTGGAGGCGATCCGCGCCAACATGCCGGAGATCGCCGAGATCCGCGGCCCCGGCTTCATGGTCGCGGTCGAGCTGATGACGGACGGCAAACCCGATGCAGCGCTGACCCAGCGTATCCGTGTCGAAGCGCTCAACCGCGGTCTGCTGCTGCTGACCTGCGGCGTCTATGGCAACGTGATCCGCTTCCTCGCGCCGATCACCATTCCCGACGACCAGATGGCCAAGGCGCTCGACATCCTCGAAGAGGCGATGACCGCCGCGAAGGAGGGCTGA
- a CDS encoding ABC transporter substrate-binding protein has protein sequence MTNRRTVLKTILGAGSLAATGISLPSLAAADELESLKDKGVIRIAMSGAYPPFNFINDSNEVVGFDPAIGEEIAKRMGLKTEIVTTAWDGIIGGLLANKYDAIVGSMSITPEREKVVDFVGPYYTTKRAIFVLPDSPIKSVADLKDVTVGVTLGETHEEWAREQGYDVKTYKGLPELILELQNGRVDAIINDSIAAILAMKKNDYKYRILDDLKTDAIGAGIAIRKGNPELKDAMQKALDSMMEDGTYEKIAMKWIGADIR, from the coding sequence ATGACCAACCGCAGAACCGTTCTCAAAACCATCCTCGGGGCTGGCTCGCTCGCAGCGACCGGCATTTCGCTGCCCAGCCTCGCCGCGGCTGACGAGCTGGAGAGCCTCAAGGACAAGGGCGTGATCCGGATCGCCATGTCGGGCGCTTACCCGCCCTTCAACTTCATCAACGATTCGAACGAGGTCGTGGGCTTCGACCCGGCCATCGGCGAGGAGATCGCCAAGCGCATGGGGCTGAAGACCGAGATCGTGACGACCGCGTGGGACGGGATCATCGGCGGTCTGCTGGCCAACAAATACGACGCCATCGTCGGCTCGATGTCGATCACGCCCGAGCGCGAGAAGGTCGTCGATTTCGTCGGTCCTTACTACACGACGAAGCGCGCGATCTTCGTGCTGCCCGACAGCCCGATCAAATCCGTTGCCGACCTGAAGGACGTGACTGTCGGCGTGACTCTGGGCGAGACGCACGAAGAGTGGGCGCGTGAGCAAGGCTATGACGTGAAGACCTACAAAGGTCTGCCCGAGCTGATCCTCGAGCTTCAGAACGGTCGTGTCGACGCGATCATCAACGACTCGATCGCGGCGATCCTCGCGATGAAGAAGAACGATTACAAATACCGCATTCTCGACGATCTGAAGACCGACGCGATCGGTGCGGGCATCGCCATCCGCAAGGGCAATCCCGAGCTGAAAGACGCGATGCAGAAGGCGCTCGATTCCATGATGGAAGACGGCACCTATGAGAAAATCGCGATGAAGTGGATCGGCGCTGACATCCGCTGA